CTGCGCCTGCCGCCCGATCCCGCTGCGCTCCGCGCGGGCAAGCAGCAGACTGAATTCATGCCACTCGGCAACGATCGCCTTTTCCAGCAGCCGCGCGCCCAACTGGGCCAGGTCGCGGTCATTGAACTCGGCCATCTGGCGCAGCTTGGCGTGCAGCTCCGGATCGATTTCACAGCGGAAGTCTTTGCCGCGCAGGCTCATGGCACCTCTTTCATGCGGCGCTGCGCGGGCGCTCGAAGTAATCGAGCAGCTTCTGGACGTGACTCACGCCCGGGTCGGCGATTTCGCGACGGGCGATTTTCTGCAGCGTGCGCAGGCTCACCCCGGTTTCGGCCGCGATCTGCGGCCAGCGGCCGCGCGCGCTCATCAGGCGGTCGACCACGTAGTCGTGCAGGTTCATATGAGCGCGCAGCCTAAACCCATTTTTGGGTTTACGCAACCCATTAATGGGCGCGGCCTTCCGATAGGCTGTTTCACCCAGATGGGAAAGCCAAAAACACCCAAGATCCCCGGGCGGTTACGCGCGGTATTTGCCGCGAATCTCGAGCGAGCGCTGGAGCGTCACTACCCTGGCGCGTCCGACAAAGCGGCCGCGCTGGAGGAGGACCTCAGAAAACGTGGCAGCACGCTCACGGACTCCAGCATCCGGCGCTACCTGCGGGCCGAAACCGGCCCGTCGCTGGACAACATCGAGGCAATCGCCGATGCGCTCGGCGTGACCGTGCACGATCTGCTCGGGCCGGTGACGCGCGCGCACGCGCTGAAAATCGTCGCCCCCGAGCCCCCGCCCGCGGCCATCCTGCGCGTGGCGAGCCCGCGCCCTACCTATCGGGTCAGAAAGAAGAAGCCGTGAGGCCGCCGTTTCACCTGGTGCGCAACCATGCGGTCAAGGAGGTGAGCGACCTGCTGGCCGAGTTGCTTGCCCAGGCGCAGGAGGGCAAACTCTATGGGATTGCCTATGTCGCGATGTACAAGGGGCGGGTGATCGTGGCCGACGCCGCCGGAGAATGCGACCGCAACCCCGTCTATTCGCGTGGGCTGGTCGCGCTGCTGGATGACTTTTTCAGGGATCGGATGCGCGAGCGTTTTTGAAAGGGACTTATGTATTTGTCTTGCGAAGGGGTATGGACAAGCTTGCTCTGAGTGGCCCGCTGTGCGCTGTGCTGCTCGCCGCCGGTAGCGCGCTGGCAGAATGCCGTGTATCCGATTTCGAGATCAGGATCACCAAGGCGCAGTGGGTGGACGAATGCCGCAGACGGTCTTGCCCGATCATGAAGGGCGCGGCGGTGCTCACCAACAAATGCGCCGTGGCGGCATCGCCCCAGGTGCGGATCGTCGGCCTGAACAAGGCGGGCGATCCGATCGCGGTACACGAAGCATGGCCGTTTGGCGCGTCCAACATTGCGCCTGGCGCACACCCGTTCTCGCTCGATCAATGGCTCGACTACGACCCTGAAATCGCCCGCTTCCAGGCTGAGGTGGTTCGAATCACCACGTGGTAGTGCGGGGGCGCTGGCCGCTGTGGCCCTGCTCGGTTGCGCCTCGCCCGCCTCGCCCCATGACGATTCACGCTCTGCAATGACGGTCGCGCCGCTTGCCGAGCTGCGCTACTGCGGCGAGCCT
This portion of the Burkholderiales bacterium genome encodes:
- a CDS encoding helix-turn-helix domain-containing protein → MGKPKTPKIPGRLRAVFAANLERALERHYPGASDKAAALEEDLRKRGSTLTDSSIRRYLRAETGPSLDNIEAIADALGVTVHDLLGPVTRAHALKIVAPEPPPAAILRVASPRPTYRVRKKKP